From the genome of Echinicola jeungdonensis, one region includes:
- a CDS encoding TlpA family protein disulfide reductase: MDSKGMELPDFTLVDLEGNTISSEDFKGGYLVIHIATTWCPFCNAEAPYLEELAQNYRNKNVKVLIIDVKEPASLVKEKLQDRFNFSFR; the protein is encoded by the coding sequence ATGGACTCCAAGGGAATGGAACTTCCGGATTTCACATTAGTGGATCTGGAAGGCAATACTATTTCCTCTGAAGATTTCAAAGGCGGCTATTTGGTCATCCATATTGCTACTACCTGGTGTCCGTTTTGCAATGCCGAAGCTCCCTATCTTGAAGAGCTAGCCCAGAATTACAGAAATAAAAATGTCAAAGTCCTCATTATCGATGTGAAAGAACCTGCTTCCCTGGTAAAAGAAAAACTGCAAGACCGTTTCAATTTTAGCTTCCGGTAA
- a CDS encoding cytochrome P450: MAQFKIGHLRILLLNHPDFIKEVLSTQQDNFVKGRPLKMAKELLGEGLLTSEGDFHKHHSRIMQTAFHRKMMDIYSPVMSEFASRLMNGWKNGTSVDILKKWSE; the protein is encoded by the coding sequence ATTGCTCAATTTAAAATAGGACATCTTCGAATTTTACTGTTAAATCACCCGGACTTTATCAAAGAAGTGCTTTCCACACAACAGGATAATTTCGTCAAAGGTAGGCCCCTAAAAATGGCAAAAGAACTATTAGGAGAGGGATTGCTTACTAGTGAAGGGGATTTTCATAAGCACCATTCGCGAATAATGCAAACGGCATTTCACCGGAAAATGATGGACATTTATTCCCCTGTCATGTCAGAATTTGCCTCAAGGTTAATGAACGGCTGGAAAAATGGGACATCGGTGGATATTTTAAAGAAATGGTCAGAATGA
- a CDS encoding nucleoside deaminase: MSSGKGGPFGCIVVKEGVVIGKGNNSVLSTNDPTAHAEIMAIRDACKSLGHFQLEDCEVYSSCEPCPMCLGAIYWARPKRVFFANTRKDAANAGLMMILFIRNSRLPLKTGKYP; encoded by the coding sequence ATGAGTTCCGGAAAGGGAGGCCCGTTTGGCTGTATTGTTGTAAAAGAGGGGGTCGTCATTGGAAAAGGAAACAATAGTGTCCTAAGTACCAATGACCCAACTGCTCATGCGGAGATCATGGCCATCCGGGATGCCTGCAAATCACTTGGACATTTTCAGCTTGAAGACTGTGAGGTTTATTCCTCCTGTGAACCTTGCCCTATGTGCCTGGGAGCCATTTATTGGGCAAGACCTAAGCGCGTATTTTTTGCCAATACCAGAAAGGATGCCGCCAATGCTGGGTTGATGATGATTTTATTTATCAGGAACTCCCGATTGCCCCTGAAAACAGGAAAATACCCATGA
- a CDS encoding transposase, whose amino-acid sequence MARSMTACHGKSFRALFLKSCRGLVPKVVRAKGMFALMFLKAYLNTSDRQLIERFNTDWSLQYFCGKVLAADQQIRDLTIMTRIRAYIEEHCHWEQIQEVLMDHWKQDVDNSHVL is encoded by the coding sequence TTGGCCAGATCCATGACAGCCTGCCATGGGAAAAGCTTTCGAGCCTTGTTCCTGAAAAGCTGCAGGGGCCTGGTGCCCAAGGTGGTTCGTGCCAAGGGCATGTTTGCCCTGATGTTTTTGAAAGCCTACCTGAATACCTCAGACCGCCAATTGATAGAGCGTTTCAATACCGACTGGAGCCTTCAGTATTTCTGCGGGAAAGTATTGGCAGCAGACCAACAGATCCGGGACCTTACCATTATGACACGGATCAGGGCCTACATCGAGGAACATTGCCACTGGGAACAGATCCAAGAGGTACTAATGGATCACTGGAAACAGGATGTGGACAACAGCCACGTCTTATAA
- a CDS encoding nucleoside deaminase — translation MTEQQRTFMEMAISLAKEGMSSGKGGPFGCIVVKEGVVIGKGNNSVLSTNDPTAHAEIMAIRDACKSLGHFQLEDCEVYSSCEPCPMCLGAIYWARPKRVFFANTRKDAANAGFDDDFIYQELPIAPENRKIPMIHFKQNGAKEVFQMWIDNQIRKYTESILIKSVTKPYDYEY, via the coding sequence ATGACTGAACAGCAACGAACCTTTATGGAAATGGCAATTTCCCTGGCAAAAGAAGGAATGAGTTCCGGAAAGGGAGGCCCGTTTGGCTGTATTGTTGTAAAAGAGGGGGTCGTCATTGGAAAAGGAAACAATAGTGTCCTAAGTACCAATGACCCAACTGCTCATGCGGAGATCATGGCCATCCGGGATGCCTGCAAATCACTTGGACATTTTCAGCTTGAAGACTGTGAGGTTTATTCCTCCTGTGAACCTTGCCCTATGTGCCTGGGAGCCATTTATTGGGCAAGACCTAAGCGCGTATTTTTTGCCAATACCAGAAAGGATGCCGCCAATGCTGGGTTTGATGATGATTTTATTTATCAGGAACTCCCGATTGCCCCTGAAAACAGGAAAATACCCATGATCCATTTTAAACAAAATGGAGCTAAGGAGGTATTCCAAATGTGGATCGACAACCAGATAAGAAAATATACTGAATCCATTTTAATTAAATCAGTAACCAAACCTTATGATTATGAATACTAG